Genomic window (Aquimarina sp. BL5):
GAAGTAAGCCATTTACATATACACGTTCGCTACCCGATACAATAAGAATAAACAACTCTCCATTTGGACCTGTTAGCTTATAAGGTCCTTGGTTTCCTTCTTGTGCAGTGAACTGACTTCTGGTAAAAACTCCTCTTACCAAAGCTCCCGAGGCAAATAGACCTGTCTTAGATTCGGGATGATCTAGGGTTCCATTGATAGATATTCCTTGTACGTTTTTGGTAAACCTGTTAAAGTAACTTGTAGAGTTTTGTAATTGTACATCACCGGCTCTAACATTCCAGTTTTTGCTATACAATTCGATAAAAACTTGATCAAATTCATCAAGATTTTGAGAATATCCACTTTGTTGTACAGGCACATTTGCATCTTGTATAGAAGCTCGTAAAGATATATTATCACTTATTTTTCCAGAAATTTGTAGATCCAATTCAGAATTTAAAACTGTACTTTGATTACTACCTACTGTAACTCCTCTAGAGATGCTTCCGTTCGTAGTAAGTCCATCAAAGGGTGTAAATTCTTTTTTATTATTTGCTTCAGATAAGCTATACAATTTCTGTAGATCACCGTTTTGCTCAACTATAATCGATGGATCAAATTCGAAATATTTTTTAGTCAAAAAATCAGGATAACGATAGTATTGTATGGTAATCGAATCGTTTTGTGACTTTAGTTGTGGCGATAAAATGACCGAAGCGTTTTCAAAACTAACTTTGTATAATGTGCTATCAATAGCTACACCTTGTTTCGAAAGTAATTTAAAATCAAAAGAGTTGATACTCACAGAATCAATACGGATAGTGTCAGTAACACGTACTCTTTTACTTCTGAAGTTTCCAGAAGCATCTTGTCCAAGTAAAGTACTGGTACTAAAAAATAATAAAAAACCTAAAACCGTAAAAATGCGCATCGATACAAAACTAAAGTTTTTCACTTACTGAGATAATGTTAACCTCTTAAATTACTATGATTTGTGCAACAATTATTGATTGGAAAGGTTTTTATAATAGCAATAACGATAAAAGTAGCATTAAGTTTTGTTAATCTATCAAAATTTCATAAATGTATTATAGAGCGATTTTTAAATTCTTTTGTGATGTAAACCTGTTTAACCTAGTATTTTGCCTTCTTATGAGTTTGATTAGTGGGGTATACTGGAGTATATTTTTGTTTAATACAGTAGGTATTTGGGTAGGATTACAAGGCTTTAAGACTTTTAAAAATAACGAATATTATATGTATGCTAATCTTGGATTTACAAAATCAGAGCTTACCATAAACGTGTTTTTTATGAATGTGTTTATATCATTGCCATTCCTGTTTTTACTCTTGACTTTTTTTTAATTCTAAAATATGAACCATCTTTTTATTAGGGATCTAACAAAATCATTTGGCAAAAACTACATTCTAAATGAGGTTACTTTGCAATGCGGTGTGGGCGAAATTGTTGGTGTTTTTGGCAGAAACGGAACAGGAAAATCTACGATGCTACGATGTGTTTTTGGAACAATGAGGTCTAATGCAATATATATTAATATAGATGATGAAACGATAAAGCCTAAAGAGGTAATAGCAGATGGTAGAATAGGATATCTTCCTCAGGATTCTTTTTTGCCAAAAGAGAAAAAAGTAAGAGATATTATTCCTTTACTATTTCCCAATGGAGAGGATCAGGATAAAATATTTTATACAAAAGGAATACATAGCATAGAAAACCGAAGAGCAGGAAAACTGTCATTAGGAGAGTTGAGGTATTTAGAAGTTGTGTTACTCTCACATTTAGAACACCAATTCTTAATGATGGATGAACCTTTTTCAATGATTCAACCTTCTTATAAGGAGTTGATAAAAGAGTTACTACTATCTATTAAGAAGAAAAAAGGAATTATCATTACAGATCATTATTACGAAGATGTATTGGATATTACGGATAGAAATTTCTTAATAAAAGAAGGTAGTTTGATAGCTATTCAAAATAAAACGGATCTAGTAACCCATGGATATCTTAGATCACGGTAAACTTTAGAAAACTATAAAAGAGTTAAATTTTTTAATATAAAGTAGGAGTCTATGACAGATTATATACATAAAAAAAATTGGTGGCATAAAAATCGAGGTTGGGTTTTGGTAGTTTTAGTGCTAGTATTTGGATTTATTTTAACGATACTAACAGTTTTAGGAAAACCTATTGGAGATTTTACCAAAGCTATTGTGGATCCGTCAGTGTATAATAATGCTTTTGATATGGTACAAGATGATGATCGAGTGATTACATTATTAGGAGAAGTACAACCGATTAGTATTTTTGAACTTCTGGAAGGAGAAGTACGATATGCAGAAGAAGGTAAAGCGATCATTACTGTTGGAGTCAAAGGATCAAAACAAAAAGGAAAAATGGACATTGTCGCCCATAAAAAAAATAAAACTTGGCAGTATGAAACTATAAGAATTCGAACCAAAAAGCCAAAGAAGGTGGTTGAAATTTTAGGTAGTAAATAAAATAGCTTTATTTGGAATGTTTAACTATTGTATATTAAATGAAGAGCATTAAATTCTCCTCTTGAGAGGGGTTAGGGTTTGTTTTAAGTATATTTGTTTCTGTAAACATCCCCGTAGTTTTTAACCATACCCTCATGAATTTACTAAAAACCATCGTCCTCTTTTTATTCTTTACTAGTCTTTCTTTTTCTCAGAGTAAGATAGCAAACGATACTCTTCTAGCTTCTCAGTATTTCAAGAAGGCAGATTCTTTGTTAACTGATAGGAAGTTAGATAGTTCGATTGTGTATTTTAAGAAAGCCTTGCCAATTTATGAAAAAGCACAAGCCTGGGAGCGAGTGGCTGGGTGTTATAACAAGATTTCTGAGAACGAAAGACGTAAATCAGAGTTTCAAGAGTCTCTTAATAACGCTGAAATGGCAATGAAAATATGTATAAAACACCTTGCTGAAAAGAATGAAGAAAAGTCAATAACTTATAGTAATATAGGATCAGCCTACTATAAAATGTCTGATTTTCAAAATGCTCTAGTAAATTTTCAAAAATCATTGGAAATAAAAAAACAAATCTTTAGTGGCGATCACAAATTTCTATCGACTTCCTTTGGTGATTTAGGATTGGTCTACAATGCTATTTCCCAATACGATAAAGCAAAGGAATATCAACAGAAATCATTAGATATGGATATTAGACTTTTTGGCGAGGAAGATCAAAGAGTTGGAAACGATTTGTATAACTTGGCAGGTACCTTAAGTGACTTAGGTGAACATTCTCAGGCGCTTTCTTATTATAGAAAAAGTTTAGAAATAACTATTAAGAATAAAGGTCAAGAGCATCTGTCCGTCGGTTATGATTATTCTGGTTTAGGGTCTTATTATAGTGGATTAAAACAGTATCAAAATGCATTGAAATATCAACTAAAAGCTTTAGAAATATTTCGAAAAAACGAGAGCCAATATCCTTTGTTTGCTATCTATATAAATATTGGTCTTACTTTAACTGATATAGGTGAATATAGTAAGGCTCTACAATATCATAAGAAAGGAATGGATATTGGATTAAAAATTCTTGATAAGAATCATCCCAGTATTGGGATTTGTTATTGGAATATTGGTTTTGTTCACGAGAAAAAAGAAGAAAAAGATCTTTCAATTGATTATTATAGTAAAGCACTAAGAATTTATAAAAAAGCATTCGGAAACAATCATCCCGATATTGCTGATTTGTATATAAACCTTGGAAATGTTTATATAGCAAAGAGAGACTTTAAAAAGGCTTTGAGGTATCACACAGATGCATTAAATATTTATAGTCAAACATTTAAAAAAGAGAATTTTAAAATAGCGACTTCTTTATTAAGTCTCTCAATGCTCCATTTTGAGCAAAATAATCTTACTGAGAGCTTTGATTATTCACAAAAGGCAATTAGAATTGTTGATAGTTTGTATGGTGAATTAAGCCCTTTGAGTGTTGAGTTTTTATTTCAAATAGGAGTAATATATTATAAACAAAAAGATTATCAAAATGCTTTGCTTTTTTTTGATAAAGCGTTGGCCTCCAATTACAATAGTAATTTTGATAGTTTGGCAGGTGTTTTTAACCCTAGCCAATATCATAATTCTAAAATGTTATTTCAAACCTTAGAAGAAAAAGCAAAAACTTTTGTAAAGAAATATAAAAAGGAAAAAAAGATTGAAGATTTAAATGGAGGTATTGAAGTTTATCAGAATATAAATTCATTAATAGAGTATACAAGAAAATCTTACCAAAGACATGAAGATAAGTTATTTTTCGCAAAACAAGCTAAGGGGATATATGCGAATGCTATAAAGGCAGAATTATTGTTACAAGAAGCAACTAAAGAAGAAAACAATAATATATCTATTCCATATAGTTATATTGAGAAAAGTAAATCTAATACATTAAAAGATCTTCTAAATGATTCTAATGCCAAAAACTATATAGGATTACCAAGTAAACTTAATGAAGTGGAGAAAAACCTAAGAGTTAATAAAGCCTTTTATCAGTCTAAAATCAATGAAGAATTTTCTAAAAAAGAAAGGGATAGTGTTAAGATTACTAGTTACGAAAGTGAACTCTTCAATATCTCCAGAAAGCAGGACTCCTTGACCAAAGTCTTAGAAAAAAACTATCCTAAATACCATCAATTAAAATATAAGAATGAAGTTATTTCTGTAGCCGATGTTCAAGAAAAACTAGATGATAAAAAAACTTTACTAGAGTTTTTTACGGCAGATAGTATCACCTATGCCTTTACAATTTCTAAAAGCAAGATTGCAGTAATGGAGTTATCAACTCCAAAACTTGATGAGCAGATTGAACAATTTAGGAGTTCTATTACTAAGAATTATGATGCTTATAAAGAGATTTCATACCGATTATATCAAACTTTAGTTGCTCCAATCAAACAAGAGCTGGTGGGTAATCAATTAATCATAGTTCCAGATGGATCACTATGGCATCTTAATTTTGATTTATTATTAACCGAGGAAAATGCTTCTAACAACCCTAAAACTGGGCCGTACTTCCTTAAAGAATATGCAATTTCGTATGCTAATTCCGCTACATTATTGTTTGGTGATCAACAGGAGCAAATCATTTCTAAGGAACAACAAGAATGTTTAGCCTTTTCTTTTTCTAGTGGAGATACGATTTCAACTACAAGAAACGTAAGTTTAAAAGCTTTTAGAAATTTAGGTATGGACCTGCCAGGAACTAGAGAAGAGATCAAGGCCATTGCTAATATTGTAGATGGGCAATACTTTTATGGTTCTGAGGCTACAGAGCAAAACTTTAAAGAGCATGCAGGAGCCTATAATATTTTACATTTAGCATTACATGGGGATGTAGACAATGAACGACCAGAGAATTCTAGGCTTTATTTTACCAAAAGTAAAGATACAATAGAAGATAATTATTTATATAGTCATGAATTATTTGCATTAGATATTCCGGCAGAATTAACGGTATTAAGTGCGTGTAATACGGGAACTGGTAAAATTGCGAAAGGCGAAGGGATTATGAGTTTGGGAAATGCGTTTCAGTATGCAGGAACCAAAAGCCTATTACTTACCAATTGGGAAGTATCGGATGAGACAACTCCTAAGATCATGGAATATTTTTATACTAATCTTAAAGAAGGTAAAAATAAGGCAGAAGCTTTACAACAAGCAAAATTACAATTTCTAACCACTACAAACGAAGAGACCTATCATCCCTATTATTGGGGTGGGTTTTATTTGCTAGGAGATACCACGGCTATTCAGTTTCAAGATAACAATTATATATATTGGTGGGTTGGAATTGGTATTTTAGCACTGATCTTACTAAGTTTGTTTTGGTATAGAAAGAGAGTGCTAAATTAGATTCATTATAAATGTCACACTGAGTTTATCGAAGTGTATGCATATTATGGTTCATTGGTCTTAGACAAGCTCAGACTGACAAACAACTCATAGATATAAAAGGATCAAGAAAAGAAGCGTAAAGCTATAAATAAAAATAACAAACAAGTGAAAATAATATCATACAATGTAAACGGAATCCGAGCAGCATTAAAAAAAGGATTTATAGAATGGTTACAACAGGCAGATCCAGATGTGATTTGTTTGCAGGAGATTAAAGCCAATGAAGATCAGCTAGACTTGGATGTTTTTGCCGAAGCTGGATATAAGTATAACTATTGGTATAGTGCTCAGAAAAAAGGATATAGTGGCGTCGCTGTTTTATCTAAAACAGAGCCTGATCATATAGCATATGGAACCGGAATCGATTATATGGATCACGAAGGTCGTAACCTAAGAGTCGATTTTAATGGAGTTTCTATTATGAGTCTTTACTTACCAAGTGGTTCTAATATAGAACGTGTAGAACATAAACTGAAGTTTATGGATGATTTTCAGGAGTATATCAATGAGTTAAAGACCTCTCATCCCAACTTGGTGATTTTGGGGGATTATAATATTTGTCACGAGGCTATTGATATTCACGATCCGGTTCGTAATAAAAATGTGTCTGGATTTTTGCCAGTAGAGCGTGAATGGATTGGTAATTTTATAGACAGTGGCTTTATAGATTCCTTTAGGCATTTCAACTCAGAACCACATAATTATTCTTGGTGGAGCTACAGAGCTAATGCTAGAGCTAACAATAAGGGTTGGCGCTTAGATTACGGGATGGTAGCACAACCATTAAAAGATAAATTAGAAAGAGCCGTTATCTTATCAGATGCCAAACATAGCGATCATTGTCCTATTATGGTAGAGTTAAACGTGTAGAAAAAATTTAAAAAATACGTCAATTAGAGTACTGTGAAGAACGAAACAGTGTATCGAGAATAGTGTTTTTTATATTGAAAAACTATTCTCGATACATTTTGTCTACATATTATTACGATAAAACATTCGAATTGAAGTTTTCCTTAATTTGTTTAAAATTAAAAAATATGATAAAAAGAATTGCAATAGTAGTATTCATAGCAGCATTTGCTACGTCCTGTGTTTCTTCTAAAGTACATAAGGAATTAGAAGGTAAATATGCACGATTAAAACGTGATAATCGTAAGCTGGAAGACAAATTTAGAGCTTTACAGAAGACGAGTGAAGCTGATAAGTTAGCGATGGATCAGCTTAATGATGAGTACGAAAAAACAAGAACAGAGAGAGATGCGTTACGATCCAAATATGATGCGCTTTCTACTAATTATGAAAACCTGAAGAATTCATATGATGCATTAGGAAAAAATAGTGCGGCTGCATTAAATGCGAATAATAAGAGGAATAGAGAATTATTGTCTCAGTTAGAAGAAAAAGAAAGAACCTTAGCTGCAGAACGAAATCGATTAGAAAAACTACAGAGAGATCTGGATAGTCGTTCTAAAAGAGTAGATGAATTAGAAGGATTGATTGCTGCCAAAGATGCCAAAATGCAAGCATTAAAAACTGCTATTTCCAAAGCCCTGCGAAATTTTGAAGGAAAAGGATTAACCGTAGAAGAAAGAAATGGTAAGGTATATATCTCTATGGAGAATAAACTATTATTTGATTCAGGTAGTTGGGCAGTTGGAACGCAGGGAAGACAAGCTGTAAAACAATTAGCGTCCGTATTAGCAGAAAACCAGGATATTGCTGTATTGATTGAAGGTCATACTGACAATGTACCATATGCTGGGAATGGACAGTTAAAAGGAAACTGGGATTTGTCTACCAAAAGAGCAACGGCGATCGTGAATTTATTATTAGAGAATAATCAAATAGATGCGCAGAATTTGACTGCTGCAGGAAGAGGTGAATTCTCACCAGTTGCGTCCAATGATACGTCAACTGGTAAAGCAAAGAACAGAAGGATAGAAGTAATCTTAACGCCTAAGTTGGATGAAATCTCCAAATTATTAAATGATATATAGCGGTGTGTATGGTATATAAAAAAAGCGGTCGATAGACCGCTTTTTTTATATGCTATATGTATTATTAAAATAGACTATCTAATAAGTCTTCTACATCTTTGTCTTGATTTTCAGAAAGTGCTTCTTTTAACTGTAAAAGTTTTAATTGAAATTTTTCCAAGGTTCTGTGCGCATTCATTTGTCGTAATGGAATCTCTTTTCCACTTGAAGCCAAAAGAAAATATTCATAATGTTTTACATTTTCTGGTTTTGTCTTATCACGTCTTTGCTCTAGAGTAACTGTTCCTTTACTAGTAGTAATAGAAATAGCACTTCCTTTAGCAACAACTTTATCCGTTTGTTTACCAAGTTCAGTTGCTAAATGATAAATGTCAGGGAAAACTTTTTCTTGCAAATCTAACCAACTTTGTTGTGCTTGACCTGTGAATCCAGCGCCTACCATAAGTAAAAGTAGAAATAATTTTTTCATAATATTTGGGTGTTATAATAATTTAGTATCAAAACTACGTATTTGATTTCACGTATTCCAAAACGGAATAAATATAATTTTAGTATTAAAGTTATCTTAAAAATCGCTTTAAAATAACTATTTTAATTTGAAGTTTCCAAAAAGTATGCCACGAATTTAGGAAACAAAAATAAAATCCTTAATTATGCATATAGTAAAATTCTCAAAAATTAAGGAGATAGATAACAAAAGAACATTCTTAGACGTTTATAATACCCAAATTAATTTAAAACCATACAGCAAATGAAGAGGTTATATATTTTTATAATAGTAGTATTATCTGTAATTAAAGGGGTGAGCCAGGAAAGCGAAGAAGAGTACTATGAGGAAGAAGAAACGCAAAGTGATGAGTACTCAGAAGATGGAGAAGAACAGAAAGAAGATCAGAACAACTACTTCGATTTCTATAAATATTTTGATTTTACAAATGATGAGTATTCCAATGTCTTGGATAAAGTGAATGAGATGAGTGCAGAAGAAGAAGAAATACTATATAAATTTGTGGTAGAGGTTCAGCAAGATAAAGTATTAAAAGATAGATTGTTCAGGGAGTTGGTTGCAAAAGTTAAAAAAAAGAAACCTTATAAAGGTAAAGACAGTCCAGGTTTTAATTGTGTCATAGAGGGTCTTAAGGAAAATAAAACAGTATATGATGCGATAATTAAAGACGGTCGTTCTGAACAACAAGCTAGAAATGCCGCAGCGCTTTCCGAAAGAACGGTTCGCAGAAAATGTGGTATCACCAAGAAAGTGAATAAGGACGAATAAGGAATAGTATATAAACATATTCCAAGTAAATATGTCTGTCAGAAACCGAGGAAAAGAAGTCAGTGATGATCGGTTATTTGGTGACTTCAAAATGCAAGAAAAACTCAGAGATGCAGCAAAAGATATGTGTTATCTATTGAGTAGAGGGTTTGCAGAAAAATCATCATTACAATTAGTCGGTAATCGATACAGGCTCAATGCCAGACAGCAAAGAGCGCTACAAGGAATAAGCGCAAGCGAACAACAAATAATTGTACGGGCCGAGAAAGGCTTAGATCCAAAAGATTTAAAGGGTAAAAGAATTGTAATTGATGGGTTTAATATCTTGATCATTTTAGAAAGTGTTATGTCTGGAGCATATGTTTTCAAGGGATTGGATGGATATTATCGAGATGTTTCTGGTGTACATGGAACGTATAAAAGAGTTCAAAAAACAGAAGAAGCACTATTATTAATAGGTAATGTTTTAAATGAATTGGATGTAATTGCTGTAGACTGGTATTTTGATGCCCCAGTCTCTAATAGTGGTAGATTAAAAACAATGCTCCGCGAATTAGCTGAACAATATCAATTTCCTTGGAACATATATTTAGAAAACAATCCTGATACAGTTCTAGCAGATGTTAAAGATATAGTGGTAAGTTCTGATGCTTGGGTGCTAGATAGGGCACTACAAAACTTTAATTTAGGTGGGCATCTTATAGAAAATTATATGTCTAAAGCTTTTGTTGTAAATGCTAGATAATCAAATTATTTCCACATAAATATTGAACAGCAGTAAGCTACCGAAAAGTTATCGAAAGTAAGTTTTTAGAAATACAAATACTTCTGTTCTACTCCCGTAAAAGTAAGATTGTTAAAAAAAAACAGCTATCTTTGTAACGTACTGACGTACATGTTCTTTGTAAAACCATACTCCATAGTTCTTGAATTAAATATTAATTTTTAAAACTATGATTATGAATTGGAAGATTCAAAAACTATTGAATGGAGAGACAATT
Coding sequences:
- a CDS encoding DUF434 domain-containing protein, which translates into the protein MSVRNRGKEVSDDRLFGDFKMQEKLRDAAKDMCYLLSRGFAEKSSLQLVGNRYRLNARQQRALQGISASEQQIIVRAEKGLDPKDLKGKRIVIDGFNILIILESVMSGAYVFKGLDGYYRDVSGVHGTYKRVQKTEEALLLIGNVLNELDVIAVDWYFDAPVSNSGRLKTMLRELAEQYQFPWNIYLENNPDTVLADVKDIVVSSDAWVLDRALQNFNLGGHLIENYMSKAFVVNAR
- a CDS encoding tetratricopeptide repeat protein: MNLLKTIVLFLFFTSLSFSQSKIANDTLLASQYFKKADSLLTDRKLDSSIVYFKKALPIYEKAQAWERVAGCYNKISENERRKSEFQESLNNAEMAMKICIKHLAEKNEEKSITYSNIGSAYYKMSDFQNALVNFQKSLEIKKQIFSGDHKFLSTSFGDLGLVYNAISQYDKAKEYQQKSLDMDIRLFGEEDQRVGNDLYNLAGTLSDLGEHSQALSYYRKSLEITIKNKGQEHLSVGYDYSGLGSYYSGLKQYQNALKYQLKALEIFRKNESQYPLFAIYINIGLTLTDIGEYSKALQYHKKGMDIGLKILDKNHPSIGICYWNIGFVHEKKEEKDLSIDYYSKALRIYKKAFGNNHPDIADLYINLGNVYIAKRDFKKALRYHTDALNIYSQTFKKENFKIATSLLSLSMLHFEQNNLTESFDYSQKAIRIVDSLYGELSPLSVEFLFQIGVIYYKQKDYQNALLFFDKALASNYNSNFDSLAGVFNPSQYHNSKMLFQTLEEKAKTFVKKYKKEKKIEDLNGGIEVYQNINSLIEYTRKSYQRHEDKLFFAKQAKGIYANAIKAELLLQEATKEENNNISIPYSYIEKSKSNTLKDLLNDSNAKNYIGLPSKLNEVEKNLRVNKAFYQSKINEEFSKKERDSVKITSYESELFNISRKQDSLTKVLEKNYPKYHQLKYKNEVISVADVQEKLDDKKTLLEFFTADSITYAFTISKSKIAVMELSTPKLDEQIEQFRSSITKNYDAYKEISYRLYQTLVAPIKQELVGNQLIIVPDGSLWHLNFDLLLTEENASNNPKTGPYFLKEYAISYANSATLLFGDQQEQIISKEQQECLAFSFSSGDTISTTRNVSLKAFRNLGMDLPGTREEIKAIANIVDGQYFYGSEATEQNFKEHAGAYNILHLALHGDVDNERPENSRLYFTKSKDTIEDNYLYSHELFALDIPAELTVLSACNTGTGKIAKGEGIMSLGNAFQYAGTKSLLLTNWEVSDETTPKIMEYFYTNLKEGKNKAEALQQAKLQFLTTTNEETYHPYYWGGFYLLGDTTAIQFQDNNYIYWWVGIGILALILLSLFWYRKRVLN
- a CDS encoding ATP-binding cassette domain-containing protein, whose protein sequence is MNHLFIRDLTKSFGKNYILNEVTLQCGVGEIVGVFGRNGTGKSTMLRCVFGTMRSNAIYINIDDETIKPKEVIADGRIGYLPQDSFLPKEKKVRDIIPLLFPNGEDQDKIFYTKGIHSIENRRAGKLSLGELRYLEVVLLSHLEHQFLMMDEPFSMIQPSYKELIKELLLSIKKKKGIIITDHYYEDVLDITDRNFLIKEGSLIAIQNKTDLVTHGYLRSR
- a CDS encoding OmpA family protein, which codes for MIKRIAIVVFIAAFATSCVSSKVHKELEGKYARLKRDNRKLEDKFRALQKTSEADKLAMDQLNDEYEKTRTERDALRSKYDALSTNYENLKNSYDALGKNSAAALNANNKRNRELLSQLEEKERTLAAERNRLEKLQRDLDSRSKRVDELEGLIAAKDAKMQALKTAISKALRNFEGKGLTVEERNGKVYISMENKLLFDSGSWAVGTQGRQAVKQLASVLAENQDIAVLIEGHTDNVPYAGNGQLKGNWDLSTKRATAIVNLLLENNQIDAQNLTAAGRGEFSPVASNDTSTGKAKNRRIEVILTPKLDEISKLLNDI
- a CDS encoding cytochrome c oxidase assembly factor Coa1 family protein — translated: MTDYIHKKNWWHKNRGWVLVVLVLVFGFILTILTVLGKPIGDFTKAIVDPSVYNNAFDMVQDDDRVITLLGEVQPISIFELLEGEVRYAEEGKAIITVGVKGSKQKGKMDIVAHKKNKTWQYETIRIRTKKPKKVVEILGSK
- a CDS encoding exodeoxyribonuclease III, whose translation is MKIISYNVNGIRAALKKGFIEWLQQADPDVICLQEIKANEDQLDLDVFAEAGYKYNYWYSAQKKGYSGVAVLSKTEPDHIAYGTGIDYMDHEGRNLRVDFNGVSIMSLYLPSGSNIERVEHKLKFMDDFQEYINELKTSHPNLVILGDYNICHEAIDIHDPVRNKNVSGFLPVEREWIGNFIDSGFIDSFRHFNSEPHNYSWWSYRANARANNKGWRLDYGMVAQPLKDKLERAVILSDAKHSDHCPIMVELNV